The following are from one region of the Falco biarmicus isolate bFalBia1 chromosome 1, bFalBia1.pri, whole genome shotgun sequence genome:
- the NKX3-2 gene encoding homeobox protein Nkx-3.2: protein MAVRGGNALTPFSIQAILNKKEERARHAAGRPPPPGPAGGWRLCSAAEGPPLLAPAAARAPAPRTPAGWDSDSALSEDPEGERRAEENGAGGSARPAEATGGGRPAAEEAQPPEAAERDAAGLSDSEMSAAVSDRSPPEEEDGAGKCGNLLPGEEEAAAPKPRKKRSRAAFSHAQVFELERRFNHQRYLSGPERADLAASLKLTETQVKIWFQNRRYKTKRRQMAADLLAAAPAAKKVAVKVLVRDDQRQYHPGEVLRPPSLLSLQPSYYYPYYCLPGWALSTCAAAAGTQ, encoded by the exons aTGGCCGTCCGCGGCGGCAACGCCCTGACGCCTTTCTCCATCCAGGCCATCCTCAACAAGAAGGAGGAGCGCGCCCGCCacgcggcggggcggccgccgcccccggggccggccggcGGCTGGCGGCTGTGCAGCGCCGCCGAGGGCCCGCCGCTCCtcgcgcccgccgccgcccgcgcccccgccccacGGACGCCGGCGGGCTGGGACTCGGACTCGGCGCTCAGCGAGGACCCCGAGGGCGAGCGGCGCGCCGAGGAGAACGGCGCCGGTggcagcgcccgccccgccgaggccacgggcggggggcggccggcggcggagGAGGCGCAGCCCCCGGAGGCGGCGGAGCGGGACGCCGCCGGCCTCAGTGACAGCGAGATGTCGGCCGCCGTCTCAG ATCGCAGCCCCCCGGAGGAGGAGGACGGAGCGGGCAAGTGCGGGAATCTGCTGCcgggggaggaggaggcggcggcgccgAAGCCGCGGAAGAAGCGCTCCCGCGCAGCCTTCTCCCACGCGCAGGTCTTCGAGCTGGAGCGGCGCTTCAACCACCAGCGGTACCTGTCTGGGCCCGAGCGGGCCGACCTGGCCGCCTCGCTGAAGCTCACCGAGACGCAGGTGAAGATCTGGTTCCAGAACCGGCGCTACAAGACCAAGCGGCGTCAGATGGCTGCTGACCTCCTGGCTGCCGCCCCCGCCGCCAAGAAGGTGGCCGTCAAGGTGCTGGTGCGGGATGACCAGAGACAGTACCACCCCGGTGAGGTGCTGCGGCCGCCCTCGCTGctctccctccagccctcctaCTACTACCCTTACTACTGCCTGCCTGGGTGGGCTTTGTCCACCTGCGCCGCAGCCGCCGGCACCCAGTGA